The window aacaaatatatataatttcttGTTTGATACTTGAATCCTTGGAAAAgtataaagataagaaaatcaCATACCTCACGTCGTCAAATTCATCGACTCAACCTGCGGCTGCTGccgataatttttttttattttttgcagcAACAATTTTCTGCTTCTGCCCACACAACATTTTATACTTCGTCCAGTCGGTCAAAGCATATGACTGACCGCGCTAGCCCTTGTTGACTTCACTACCACATGgcattgttttttcttttttcttttttcttttttttcctcctcattcttcttcttcagttAGCTTCAAAGGTAGAAGGGCTGCTGAATTATGAGAGTTAATtctaatataaaaaataaaaggttcTTCATTCAACTCGCGGACCATGTGGCATTGCAGGGTGCAGACAGGTCCCTCGTTCATTAGTGAATGCGAGCAACCGCacttctaatttttttaaagttttttttttttttttttaaaaaaaaaaaagtttctcaGACTGTGGATGTCAATAAAGATCTGGGCAGCACCTAATCTTGGCACCATGCGCCCTTGGGATAATAAATGAATGCATAATTGATAATTTCACACAGTAGATGTAGGTCCAGCTTGTCCTTCTTTACAACCTGAAAAATCTTGCATCTGCAAATGCTTGGCCCGTCGGCCGAGGCCTTCGAACGATTGAACGTGCGCCCAGCACACGCTAGTCATAAAGTTGCAATTTTTGGCAGGACTGGCATGTGGGTTGGTAGGACTTTAGTCAAATCCGACGTTtaaatttgtttaattattttactgactttaacaattttatttaaatttaacttatttatttactaaatcAATCTTGATCAACTTTTTTTTATCCAATTTAAATATTATCAAATATAAAACTCTattcaattttgatttgattagttGATAAACCTAACCTGAACGAACTCTTGTCAAACGATCGAGATCTTGATTCAAGTATCACATTTTCCAACCTTATGACTGGGGGATGGAGAGGTTTACAAATGGCTGCTGACATATGAATTAGTCTAGAGTTGAAAATTACAAATAGATCCTCATCAAAAGATACGATTCCATTCCGATCCCATTTGCTCACATTTTGCAGATGGACTCCATCAAAGCCAAACTGATCAAGTTTTGTAACGCTCACAGCAACATGAAAGCCACACCGGTTACTACAAGTAGAAACAAGAATGCGCTTTCCACATTTGATGTCAAAATTATGCCACGAAGCATTAGAACACGACTACCTTCGAGTTAAATTGCATGATGAATCAACCCATATCCCTTCCCCACAACCTAGGCAAAAACAGATGGTGACCAGAGAAGACTGGCCGAGTTGCATTCAATCTCATCAAAACCAATGCCTCGGAACTCAGGGGTTAGAATCAAGCGTCTTGACATCAAAGACTGCATCAACGAGTTCATCTTATTTGTTCACTACGATATGTATTTATCATGCTGCTCCTGAAGAAGACTGGCCGAAGACTTTGCATCCAGATATAGGGAGTTCACTTCCTCAAGATCCGCCTGCCAATTTATCAGCAGCATTAGTTTCCACCATGACAACTACTTTGTTTGCAATTGCATATGGAGAACTCACAACAAAATCGAGTTGATTCCAATCCCAGCTGACAAATAAATTAGCCAAAGTTTGACTGGTAAAATACCTTGCATATATTGTCACGACCATTCATTTTAGCTACGACACTGGCCGGTGATAACAATTGAACTGCATGCCTAAGGAAAAGGAATTTTTTGAGTTAAGTACGCATACCCAGGAATTATCTAAAACCAAAACAAATTCTCCAGAAGGGTTAATAGAGACCTCAAAGATGCTCGCTGTCCTATCTCTCCAAGGAAAGCCAGGCTTTCTTCATCAATTACCAGTTCCTCTACCTGTGCACGGATTGCTAATATCTGGCCAAACATCACAACAGCTACGTATCAATGTACAAAAGTCATGATGTTCTATTAGCAGAAATAACTTTGTAAAAGAATAGCGTCATAGAACCTGTATCATCTCAGCTGGACCATACGTTTCAGTCCGTATAATGACTAATCTGTCAAGTAAGTCGATGGGTATGCCATGAGGACTTGTCATATCTGTTCCTCTAcacaccaaaaaaatttttttttttcagtttagCTAAAAAAGTAGGATTTCTAGCCATTTTCTGCAATCAGACAATTAAGATTAAGATGCAGGCAACTATTGGTGATAAACATTATTAGGCGAAGGGATGTCTATGCTTATGTCACCTCTTGATGAACTTGAGAAATAGATAATGCACAACAGAATCCAAAGTTTCATCCCCTTCCCCCTCATCTTGGGCAGAAAAAGAAAGCCGTCTTAAGCATTCATGCATCATTGACTAATTACAAATTAACTTCAACATATATATGTGGAACATTATCAAGCTCATCAAGAGTAGAATACTACATTTTGGTAACACCAGTATGTGACCTTACACATTCAGAGAGCATCTAGAATAATTTTAAATGAATCACAGAGGATGAACCAAGATTGAGAATAATATGTTAAGAGCACCTATGCAAAATTAAGTGGCTCAAGTCTACACTCTTGATGTTCCGCCGAGATTATAGCAACCAATAATCAAAGAAATGAAATGATGAGAATCAAGATGTAGTTCAAAGAACTGCACCAGCATTGCTTCATACCTGACATTACATATTCCCCTATTTGTGGCAAAAATCACTATTGGTGCTAGAGAACTTTCTACAGCACGGTTCAAGTATGAAAAGCATTCCATATCCAACATATGAACCTGCAAATAAGATGCTTCAAATTATTAGAACATATCAAAATAACACCCAAACTCATTCGTCATAATGAATGTATATAGATGAACCTCATCAATAAACAAGACTCCTGGAACAAGCTCTGCAACACCTTCATCAATATAACGGTTCACAACCTGCGATGGACATCTTCTGTAAGATGAAGCAACACACAACACAAAATACCAAATCCAAGCATCGGCTTTCTGTAGCGATaaaagtcatcacctttctccTGAACATTGAGTTTTACATTTTACATTTTATCTTTGGATCAAGAACAAAGTATCCAAGCACTCTAGAAATTGCGTCTCTTGTAAACAAGATGTTATACAGCCTTCCGAAAaaccatgaaaaaaaaaacaaataaactgAAACTCTATATGGAGTACCTTATTGATTTCTTGACGCAACTTGTCAGTAATCTCTGTTTTCCTTGGTTTCATCATCTGACCCATCAGGGACAATATATCTTGTCCACCTTGAGGCCTTGCATTTGCAGCATCCAGGTCATGCAATGTGACGTCCTAATAGGCAAGAATATTGAATTCAGAATATGGAAGAAAGcatttatttatatatgtttATAATAGCTCTCGAAGAATTTATCCATGCAACTAAGTACCAGACATAAATAAAGAGTATCTGGTATTCATTTCTTCAATAACTACAAGAAGAAACTTGCTTCACCCTCAAGATAAAAGGAACTGATTAAGGGAAGATACTCTAAAAGTTTTACTCTTAGGATGCACAGGTGGACTGAATACCAGATGCCCAATTTCATATGGACCCTCGGCAAAGCAACAGAAGCTTTGGAGCATGAAAAATAGAATCTTCGCTTATAGTCAAGAACACCTATGTTTGATGTACTTGCAATGGTTTAAGATCATAAGATATTAGCACATTTCCAGATTTTATTCATGGTACCGAAGGCAAACCTGGACTATCTCCTTTTTCTTGTGAACTTCCCCTTTAGGTAATGGGACATATTCTTCTGCCTCAAGATCAAACTCAGTAGCAAAAGCATCACTCCTGCCTACCCTTTTAACTGCTCCACTATTTGCTTCAATATATATAACATCACCAACAGCCACCTGAAAGAGGTATGATCATGTTAAAAGCCGAGACTTGAGCTGAAAGGTGCTTTTTTTACGCTACACAAAAAAGGTGTTTGCAACAATAGGAggaataagacatgtaatgctCCATCTTGAAGTTCAACAAAATGaggaaaattttagacaaaaagCCAATGCAGCTAAACAACTCCAGTATTCTTGACTAGTTTACCAACACTAAGTGAACTAATGAGATTCAAAGACAGGCATAGGGATATAGAGCGCTCACCTTTTCTTTAATCAGTGCATCATATATTGTTGGGTCCAGCTTTAACTGCTTGGTACCTTTGACAGTTTTTAAACCAATGATGACATGGCTGATGCTTTTACCATATCCTCCGGTCA is drawn from Coffea arabica cultivar ET-39 chromosome 1c, Coffea Arabica ET-39 HiFi, whole genome shotgun sequence and contains these coding sequences:
- the LOC113727760 gene encoding ruvB-like protein 1, with product MKIEEVQSTTKKQRIATHTHIKGLGLEPNGKAMPWAAGFVGQAAAREAAGLVVDMIRQKKMAGRALLFAGPPGTGKTALALGISQELGSKVPFCPMVGSEVYSSEVKKTEVLMENFRRAIGLRIKENKEVYEGEVTELSPEETESVTGGYGKSISHVIIGLKTVKGTKQLKLDPTIYDALIKEKVAVGDVIYIEANSGAVKRVGRSDAFATEFDLEAEEYVPLPKGEVHKKKEIVQDVTLHDLDAANARPQGGQDILSLMGQMMKPRKTEITDKLRQEINKVVNRYIDEGVAELVPGVLFIDEVHMLDMECFSYLNRAVESSLAPIVIFATNRGICNVRGTDMTSPHGIPIDLLDRLVIIRTETYGPAEMIQILAIRAQVEELVIDEESLAFLGEIGQRASLRHAVQLLSPASVVAKMNGRDNICKADLEEVNSLYLDAKSSASLLQEQHDKYIS